The Gossypium hirsutum isolate 1008001.06 chromosome A13, Gossypium_hirsutum_v2.1, whole genome shotgun sequence nucleotide sequence TTTAAATTATTgtattaacaaattaaataaaaattttatttcaagtgagtattttttgaATTATGTGGTTatcaaatgaatattttttttaaatagcacagcaacaaagaaaacaaaaaatttaacaatattaattatttaaattaaattttaaaaaatataaaaaaataatttcttaaaaatataaatacaaagactaaattttaaatttatagagaaaaaaaagacttatatcatatttttaacttcaaataattaataaaaacttGGTGGCAGCCTATTGTCAACAGCATAATAAGCATCCATCAAGAATCACAAGGAAAGTATAcaaaattagattttatttttatatataattctaTGTATATTAATCAAATTGACAGCATGTTTGGTTGAAGGTAATAGCTAAATTATTACATGCCTATTACCAACCTATTCTTGAGGCCCACTTAAACTGGCGTATGGTTTAATAGAATACCCTATTATGGGTGTATTCCATTCTGCGCTTAAGTAGAGATTTTTGGGGATTTCTATTCCCTTCCCTCTTCACCGTTTAGCTATTGGTTGCTTGAAGAACCCTATTCTACGCTTACCAAAATTTCACCTCAAAAACACTCTCAATCGGCAGCCATTTCACATACCCTTCGACTCTGGTATTCCTCCCCTTCATCCAAGGTTAGGTAAACATTTTTGCTTCTTCTTCCTTCACATCATCTTCCTTCATTGTTTCATCATCTATCTCCTTTCTGCAGTTTCAACTACAAGGCAGCAAATTGACTTGGCACGAGCGCTTCTTGGTACTTTTCTTTTCCAATTTCTCTTTCGCAGAGTTTtgtttgcttattgatttctggGCTCCAAAGAAAAGTACCAAGAAGCGCAAATTGGGTCATTCAATCAGTCACAGAGGACAAAGAATTGGCTTCAAAGAAGAACAGTCATTCCCATGAACCTAAGAAGCTTTTGTTCCCAAATGGCTCCAAAACTTTGGAGGCTTCTTCTTCAGAGATTGGAGGTGGTCACGGTGATGATGGTGATGGCCATGATAATGTTAAGAAGTTGAGTAGTAGAGCAATCAATGCCTCTATCGTTCTTGGATTTGACACGTTTGCTGTATCCAAGTTGCTTACAATTGATCATGATTATTGGCATGTAAGTTATATCCtaggtttttcattttttttttgcattttaattttatttcctgTTTTACTTAGAGTTGAATAATGATTTGTTTCAAAAGAGCTTTCTTTTGGTATGCTCTTGTTTTGAGAAGGGTATTTTTGCTTGGTAGTAGTTTTCCCTGGTTTCACTTCTCTCTGTGCTAGAGTTCGTTAATCTCTTTTGTTCgtcattttatgattttaatcTTGAAAATTGTTGAGGTGTTTATAACTTTCTAAACTAACCATGAAATTTGAAACATTGCTTGTAAAAGAAAAATGGGGTCTTTATTTATGATTTGTACTTTCCTGGAAATTTGAGGTTTTATGCAGATTAGCTTTCAAAAACCAAGTGAAAGCTGGAGTCCTCAAAATAAAATGAAGTGAAATCTAAATGCCTTTTTTCGACTTTGACCGGACACGTATGTTCAGATCGGGCCTTGTTGGCTTTACTCTTCATGGATCCCTTTCTCATTATTATTACCAGTTTTGAGAGGTAATACTTGTGGTTCATAGTTTATATGTTTTGCTGCTTTGAGTCTTTTTTTTCCATGGAGCACTGAAACACTTTGAGTTCCAGGCTCTGTTTCCTTTCGATGACTGGTTGGTGGTTCCAGCAAAAGTTATCTTTGATCAAACAGTTTGGGCTGCAATCTAGAACAGTATATATTATGTAGTTTTAGGGTTCTTGCGTTTTGAATCCTCGGCTAATATCTATAAAGGACTAAAGGCAACATTTTGGCCTATGCTGACTGTAAGAAGCTTTTCTTCTGTTTCTGTTGATGCATATTTTGGGTGTCAATGGTTGTGGTATGCATTGCAAACGATGTAGTCTACTCTACCCATGATTTTTGAtatactggaattctatttcatGCTTTATTTGTTAGAGCAGAATttatcatatatgctcattttgctTTTACATTAATCATTGTCAATGTAAAATGTCTACATCTTCTCCATGATGTATTGGAGGATTCAACCTTTCTTAACAGGTGTACCTTAAAATCGGCTTAGAAAAAATGTTGTGCGGAGAAAGAGAAATctgtatattttaatttagtactATAAATCATTGGGATATTGAAATGATCAAATGACTTTTATGTACTGTTCTGCTTACTTGATAGTTAACTTAACCACTTGAATGTCAAATAATGCTCAAGAGCCTATTATTTGCCTATGCATTAGGGAATAAGAGgcatttatttttagtatataatTAGTAAAAACCTGTCATCCTTCTTTAGGTCTTGAAGTCTAGGCTTTATACTGCAAGTTGGGTAAGGGATTTTGGTCCTGATCTTAGACCAAACGATTCTAAGAAGGATGATGGGATTAAAGGTAAATCCAATGGAGATAAGAGTAAGAGTACAGAGATAGAACCTTCGACCTTGGAGGATATTGGTGAGGAACTTTACTTTATGGTTTCTTATCTTGAAATGTTCAAATGTATAAGTTGTCTGTAATGAATCAAGAAGTATATAGCATGACTTGCAAAATATACGGCATATTATATGTGCAATAAACCGTTAGATTCGTGCTTGAGACATCTTATGGAGGTCAAGAAACAAAGTCCCGTAATGCTTGAGTTCAATTAGGTTTTCatttaaatttccctttttagTAGAACTTTTCTAGAGGTAGCGTGGAAtttattctttgatttctttttcccCTTGCTGCTCAAAGTCATCTGTGAttgcattttgttttattttgttgttggCACCTGTGTTCAAGTCTTATATTTTACACTTCCATTGGCATATTTTTGGTGAATCCCTTCTTCACCAGGCCAAAGTTCAGTTGTTAAAGAagatattaaattttcaactaaaattttttaggcCAAATTTCTCTCTTCTCACCCTTTTCTCTCTCTTATTTTCCTGGTATTATAGTTTATCTTGTTGAATTTTACATTGTTTTGATGTTGTCTATGGAAATCATTTAATAGTGATTGCTGCAAGAGGAGGGATGGAGACTTTGAGGCCTGCTTTACAGAGGTTATACATGACAAGGGCTTTTGCATATAGAGATGCTCTTAAGAGTTTCATAGAAGGATATCAAGAGGGTATCCAGCAGATCATGGAGAAAGAGGAAGATTCTTCTAAAGCACAGCAAGAAGGCAATACTGATAAAAATTCAACTTGATGGCTAATAAGTGCATAATCGGAGATGCATGTGAGTACTTCTCTAGCATACCTATTGTAGATACAAGTTTAGGGATTTGGTGGAGCTAGGTTGGCatgaaatcacaagaatgatacaTGTCCTGAGAATTTTCCTGTATTGAGAAAGTGACCTTTAGAAACTACAAGTATAATGGAAATCTCCATTGACAATGGTGATGCTCTTTCCTTCTGTcacaatttaaatgaaatgagaatgTGAAGTGTAACATTATATTGTTTGTTATATGTAACAAAGTATCTATTAAAAttattacttaactcataaattaacatttaaattatatcattaacTCTATTTTAgtgtctaaatttttttaatcacaagctatttattattctaatactttgttttttattgtagaataattaaattatttgtttcactaatgatattttagcacattaaatatgtattgcaatttaaaaataataaggtaagttttatattatttttgtaatattatatgttatgattttttaattcatataataattattttattaagaatgttattaaattatataatattttattaaattttatttaataataattatattaaaatatgattaaattatttatttttatttttattaaaatatatttaacaataattttattaaaatttaataacaataacaataattatctatctaaaaaaaatttaaagaattttcaacagttgttttggttgcttattaTGCCTTTTTTTGTCTTGGTAGCCCTTTTCTTACTCATCTTTTGGATACTATTAAAATGTTCTATTGATTAGAGTGATGAGGGGCGGATCTGAGTAGAATCACATTTTGGGGCAAACTGATGATGTTATTTCGTAATCTTTTCAATGTAAATATCAGCTCCTACCATACACTCATTTGTTGTCTTATTCATGTATAGTTTCtcttttcttcctctcttttttttttttttttgtggctGAATTAAATATGAGAATTATGGGAAACTGAATAGAATATTTAAGGATATCAAGTTATCTCATTAACGCATTACTTTAACCTAGGGATGGATTGCAAAACCTCTGCACATTCAATCATGTCCTTTTACAATGGCGATTTCTAGAGAAAAAATATTGTAGTATTCCAATCTTATAGTGAATGATTTCTAGAGAAAAATATTGTATTATCTCATTAAcgatttttagaaaagaaaaatattgtaGTATTCCAATCTTGAAAATTATTCGAGGAACATTCCCAGGAacatatgaatattatgtttggatgtcAAATATAATTCTTAAGTTTTTTATTacttcttatattttattttttattgtagaataatcaaattatttgtttcactaataaTATTTTAGCATATTATATagtgcagtttaaaaataataaagtagattatatattatttttatagtattatatattatgattttttaattcatataataataattatattaagaattttattaaattatatttagtaataattatgttaaaatatgattaaattatttattatttttattaaattatttttaataataatcttattaaaatttaataataataacaataatcatctacctaaaaaaaattcaactaagggtattctggttattttagtttttttttcttattctattacaacatcattccattcaaccaaacacaagaattctATTACAGATCTATtacattccattcaaccaaacagttgaactacttattacaactctattcaattacaactctattccattacagtgaaccaaacgtactCTGAGAgtaatattcaaataaaaaaattctcaaaaataataattcatttcgaATGCTTGgacttgaaaaataatatttttacccaCCGTGAAAAACAAATAAGCAGTAGGGAGTAGTTCAGGTTTAGcagaaaaatgatgaaattggcaTATCTGGTTAccagaatatatatgtatattgtataGTCAAAAGGTTAGTGTATAATGTGGAGTAGGTAGAATAGATGCATGCTTAGTTGATTTCATTTTAAGATCATACTACTCCAATAAATAAATAGTCTACACCTCACCTAGAATAGTCAAATCCATGGCATTTTATTCATGAATTCATTGACCCcttctttttaaaatataatgcaGATTCTTTTTAATTTGATACAATAGATTTCTGGTTTGACTTCATTTCCCACTAATACGTTATGCACCATAATTAATGTACATTGATTTAAGCTTTTTGCATCAAAACCCCGCATTCACATACCAACATTTGAATACTAATGCATTTCCCTTTCAATTTTTATTCTATTTGtacacataataatatataatttttctttcttttaactacgttgtttgtcaaatcattttaaaatggatggaaaaattaaaatttattaactttaCCGACGTGATATACTTATGGATTATGacaattagaaattaattaatttttaaaaaatatttaatattttatatttttttaaaaataattaattattgacGTGAAGTACACGTGGATGCCGCATCAGTAAAGTtgataaatattaactttttcatttatcttaaggtaatttaacaaataatgcaAATTCAAAATTATAGATTTTCCATTTGTGGTGTGAAGGGTTGTTAGTTATTGCTTTTAGTTATTGATGGttgtaattttgagaaaaatatttattatttaataaagtaGTACTctgtatattttataaattaatattatattatttcttAATGGATGGTATGGTAATTTAGGTAGATGGAAATTCATAACATAACATATGAGATAATGTTAAAGATGGCATTTGTGGAAAAAAATGTTTTGTGGGAGTGAAATGGATAGAGATAGGATAAAATGTGGTTTAGTTACATTCGAAAATAATATTGTTTGGTTTTGGTAAACCCCAAACCACACATCTAAATTTTGCACATTGTGATATATGGatcatcatcgtcatcatcatGATGTTTATTTGGCTCTTTCAAACTTCCAAATCGGAGAAACCAGAAAGAAcggaatatatataaataaaatccaCACTCAAATGTAACAAACCAATGCCGAAGACATGAAAATTCCAAAACCCATCTCTCCTTTTAGGCTTTCATCTCTTCTTCGCACCCAAAAAGACCCAACCCTAGCCTTCAACCTTGTCAAAAACCCAAACCCAGACCTCCGTCCTATGACCTCATCATCACCAAGCTCGGTCGCGTCAAAATGTTCCAAGAAATGGAACAAGTTCTTCACCAACTCAAAAGCGACACGCGCATAGTCCCAGAGGAGATCATTTTTTGCAATGTCATCAAGTTTTATGGTCGGGCCAAGTTACACGAACGTGCACTGCAATTGTTCGATGAAATGCCTCAGTATCGTTGCCCAAGGACCGTAAAGGCTGTGAACTCGTTGTTACATGCGCTTTTGAAAAGCGAAAAGTTTGATGATATGAAGCAAGTGTTTTTGGGTATGGAAAAATATGCCCGCCCGGATGCTTGTACTTATAATATATTGATCCATGCCTGCTGTTTAAATGGGTGTTTGGATGATGCTTGGAACCTGTTTGATGAAATGCAGAGGAAAGGCGTGAAGCCAGATAAGGTGACGTTTGGGACGTTGATTAAAGCGCTCTGCGTGGAATTGAAGATAAAGGAAGCGTTTAAGTTGAAAAATGACATGGTTAAGATTCATAAAGTATCTCCAAATACTCGTCTTTATGAGGGGATGAATACAGGGCTTTGTAGTGTTGGTGAGTTGACTTGGGCACTCAGGCTTAAGGATGAAATGATTACGAATAATATGAAACCGAATTCGGCTATGTACAACACTTTAATTAGTGGGCTTTTTAATGTTGGGAGGCAGGATGAGGCTTACGGGGTCTTTGACGAAATGGAGTTGAATGGGATTAAACCGGATACAACAACATACAATGTGATGATTAATGAGCTTTGTAAGGTGAAAGATTTTGGATCAGCTTATAGAGTGCTTAAAGAAATGCCTGATAAAGGGTGTAAACCAAATATCATTAGTTATAACATGTTGATTGGCATGTTATGCAAAGATGGGAAATGGAGTGAAGCAAATGATTTATTCGAAGATATGCCGGGGCAGGGGTGTAAACCTGATGTTGTGTCCTATAGGATGCTTTTTGATGGGCTTTGTGGTGGATCACAGTTGAAGAAAGCAGCATT carries:
- the LOC107894401 gene encoding uncharacterized protein, with the translated sequence MCATPEHTTDACPSLYDDVMFHLDAVGNFPRPPQRRYDPYTNTYNPGWRDHPNLSYGGNPRYNQPHQNQTGQLARLISERPQGTLPSIIETNPREQLHAIVVQDNEKLDEPESKQDNAINKGQEEVSNDDPKQLGTSASWYFSFPISLSQSFVCLLISGLQRKVPRSANWVIQSVTEDKELASKKNSHSHEPKKLLFPNGSKTLEASSSEIGGGHGDDGDGHDNVKKLSSRAINASIVLGFDTFAVSKLLTIDHDYWHVLKSRLYTASWVRDFGPDLRPNDSKKDDGIKGKSNGDKSKSTEIEPSTLEDIVIAARGGMETLRPALQRLYMTRAFAYRDALKSFIEGYQEGIQQIMEKEEDSSKAQQEGNTDKNST